A DNA window from Pyrus communis chromosome 3, drPyrComm1.1, whole genome shotgun sequence contains the following coding sequences:
- the LOC137728088 gene encoding anthocyanidin 3-O-glucosyltransferase 7-like: MSVIENSEQRHVAVLAFPFGGHIKPLLNLVCRLASSTSPDMCFSFLNSEGSNNLLFSEKSESNIPSNIKHYNVSDGVPKNHVLKGHPMEAVELFLKATPANYKIGIEKAVAETGKKVTCLVTDAFLVFAGEMAQNWGVPWIPLWIPMPCNLSAHIYTDLIRSKLFPNYVGLDSDNQIGNDDHRLHNDNTLEIVPGLSAMHIADLPEEVVPCDSLLSQMLSQMGRVLHQMTALVLNSYQEINSKLLNNDLKSKVPKLLNVGFLTASLPAVPIVAPSSSDATGCLSWLDEQPASSVAYICFGTIGAPSPNEMIALAEALEVSGVSFLWSLKDNFKDLLPSAFVEKITYKHGKLVPWAPQAQVLAHTAIGVFITHSGTNSVYESVANGVPMICRPLFGDQRMNGRMVDDVWGIGLKIEGGILTKSGVLKSLELVLGSEQGKKMREKARVLKEIVAEAAGPLGSAVQHFTTFVDVISSH, encoded by the coding sequence ATGTCCGTGATCGAAAACTCGGAACAACGGCATGTTGCTGTTCTTGCATTTCCATTTGGTGGCCACATTAAGCCCCTGCTTAACTTGGTGTGCAGGCTAGCTAGCAGCACATCCCCAGATATGTGTTTTTCTTTCCTCAACTCAGAAGGATCAAATAACCTGCTATTTTCGGAGAAATCAGAATCCAACATTCCtagcaatataaaacactacaaTGTGTCAGATGGTGTACCTAAAAATCATGTCTTGAAAGGGCATCCAATGGAGGCAGTGGAGCTATTCCTCAAGGCCACACCTGCAAATTACAAAATTGGAATAGAGAAGGCGGTGGCGGAGACAGGCAAGAAGGTTACTTGTTTGGTTACAGATGCATTCTTGGTCTTTGCTGGAGAGATGGCTCAGAATTGGGGTGTTCCATGGATTCCTCTTTGGATACCCATGCCATGCAACCTCTCTGCTCACATTTACACTGATCTTATCCGCAGCAAGCTCTTCCCAAATTATGTTGGCCTCGACAGTGATAACCAGATTGGTAATGACGACCATCGTTTGCACAATGATAATACACTGGAAATTGTTCCAGGGCTGTCGGCAATGCACATTGCGGACTTACCTGAAGAAGTAGTTCCATGTGATTCACTTTTGTCACAAATGCTAAGTCAAATGGGGCGAGTGCTGCATCAAATGACAGCTCTTGTCTTGAATTCCTATCAAGAGATAAATTCCAAGCTCCTGAATAACGATCTCAAATCGAAGGTCCCCAAGTTACTCAACGTAGGTTTTCTCACAGCCTCATTACCAGCAGTCCCAATAGTTGCACCATCAAGTTCGGATGCCACGGGTTGCCTTTCGTGGTTAGATGAGCAACCAGCTTCGTCTGTGGCATATATCTGTTTTGGGACTATCGGCGCTCCATCTCCGAATGAGATGATAGCCTTGGCAGAGGCATTGGAAGTAAGCGGCGTATCATTTCTTTGGTCTCTCAAAGACAATTTTAAGGACCTATTGCCAAGCGCATTTGTAGAAAAGATCACATACAAGCATGGAAAACTAGTGCCGTGGGCACCCCAAGCTCAAGTGTTGGCTCATACTGCAATCGGTGTGTTTATTACGCACAGCGGGACAAATTCGGTGTATGAAAGTGTTGCAAATGGGGTGCCAATGATCTGCAGGCCATTATTCGGAGACCAAAGAATGAACGGGCGGATGGTGGACGATGTGTGGGGCATCGGATTGAAAATTGAGGGCGGAATACTCACAAAGAGTGGAGTGCTCAAGAGCTTGGAGTTGGTTTTGGGAAGTGAAcaagggaagaagatgagggaGAAGGCCAGAGTTCTCAAAGAAATAGTAGCAGAGGCTGCTGGACCTCTAGGGAGTGCTGTACAACATTTTACAACTTTCGTGGACGTAATTTCTTCGCATTAG
- the LOC137728879 gene encoding non-functional NADPH-dependent codeinone reductase 2-like, giving the protein MPVIGFGTAADKLQPHVLKTAVVEAIKLGYRHFDTASMYGSEQTLGEAIQEAFGLGLVASRDQVFVTSKLWITDAHPHLVVPALYKSLQNLQLEYLDLYLIHWPISAKPGTLVYPLNAEDLTPMDFKAVWVAMEECQRLGLTKSIGLSNFSTKKIENILSFATIRPSVNQVEMNPLWQQKKLRDFCKANGIIVTAFSPLGGIGSCWGSNHVFESKVLQEIAKERGKTIAQVCIRWVYQAGATLAVKSYNKERLKQNVDIFDWELSENDIEKINQIPQRKMMLREDLVSTNGPSPYKSLEDLWDGEL; this is encoded by the exons ATGCCGGTGATTGGCTTCGGCACAGCAGCGGACAAGTTACAACCTCATGTTCTGAAAACAGCGGTTGTCGAAGCCATCAAGCTCGGTTACAGGCACTTTGATACGGCCTCTATGTACGGGTCTGAGCAGACTCTGGGAGAAGCCATCCAAGAAGCGTTTGGACTTGGTCTGGTTGCTTCTCGAGACCAAGTCTTCGTCACTTCAAAGTTATGGATTACTGATGCTCACCCTCATCTTGTTGTTCCTGCCTTGTACAAATCACTTCA AAATCTTCAACTGGAGTACCTAGACCTATATCTCATTCACTGGCCCATCAGTGCTAAGCCAGGAACATTGGTGTACCCACTGAATGCAGAGGACCTTACGCCCATGGACTTCAAGGCTGTGTGGGTAGCCATGGAAGAATGCCAGAGACTCGGCCTCACCAAATCCATTGGACTCAGCAATTTCTCTaccaaaaagattgaaaatatACTCTCTTTCGCTACGATTCGTCCTTCCGTGAATCAGGTCGAGATGAACCCGTTATGGCAACAAAAGAAGCTTAGAGATTTCTGCAAAGCCAATGGTATAATTGTGACTGCATTTTCTCCTTTGGGTGGCATAGGGTCGTGCTGGGGCAGTAATCATGTTTTCGAAAGTAAAGTCCTTCAGGAGATCGCGAAGGAACGGGGAAAGACTATCGCTCAA GTATGTATTAGATGGGTGTATCAAGCAGGAGCAACACTTGCTGTTAAGAGCTACAACAAGGAGAGGTTGAAGCAAAATGTCGACATCTTTGACTGGGAGCTTTCCGAAAATGACATTGAGAAGATCAACCAAATCCCGCAGCGCAAAATGATGCTTAGAGAAGACCTGGTTTCAACGAACGGCCCATCGCCATACAAGTCACTTGAAGATTTATGGGATGGAGAGCTATAA